From one Rhodovulum sp. ES.010 genomic stretch:
- a CDS encoding ATP phosphoribosyltransferase regulatory subunit — MESKAEVLAQAERLHGFFRNSGAQPVQTAILQPADTLLELYGEDIRARAYVTSDALRGEQMLRPDFTVPVVQMHMAAGADPARYTYMGEVFRRQERDAGRPSEYIQVGYELFGGESPAEADAEVFALFSEVLSPLGLRAATGDIGLLLAAIDGLSTTARRKAALRRHVWRPRRFRALLDRFGGRTPIPESRKRLLSDLQEAGAAAVLEAAGPEIGLRSRADVAARLAALAEDAAEPPVSAAEVELLDDILSIRETCPNALAHLRDVAVDLRAIAPALDLLEARLEALAEQGVDVDLLDFEASYGRTTMEYYDGFVFGFYAENRPDLPPVATGGRYDALTRVLGRGQAVPAVGAVVRPELVLALSLEAVG; from the coding sequence ATGGAATCCAAGGCCGAGGTTCTGGCGCAGGCAGAGCGGCTGCATGGCTTCTTCCGCAATTCCGGCGCCCAACCGGTGCAGACCGCGATTCTGCAACCGGCCGACACGCTCTTGGAGCTGTATGGCGAGGATATTCGCGCGCGCGCCTATGTGACTTCGGACGCGCTTCGCGGCGAACAGATGCTGCGCCCCGATTTCACCGTGCCCGTTGTCCAGATGCACATGGCGGCCGGCGCCGACCCGGCGCGCTACACCTATATGGGCGAGGTCTTCCGCCGGCAGGAACGCGATGCCGGCCGGCCGAGCGAATACATCCAGGTGGGCTACGAACTTTTCGGCGGCGAGAGCCCGGCCGAGGCCGATGCCGAGGTCTTCGCGCTGTTCTCGGAGGTCCTTTCGCCCTTGGGGCTACGGGCCGCGACGGGGGATATCGGGCTTTTGCTGGCGGCCATCGACGGGCTGTCCACCACCGCCCGGCGCAAGGCGGCGCTGCGCCGCCATGTCTGGCGGCCGCGCCGGTTCCGGGCGCTTCTGGACCGTTTCGGCGGGCGCACCCCGATCCCCGAATCCCGCAAGCGCCTGCTGTCGGACCTGCAGGAGGCGGGAGCCGCCGCGGTGCTCGAGGCGGCCGGGCCCGAAATCGGGCTGAGGAGCCGCGCGGATGTCGCGGCACGGCTGGCGGCGCTGGCGGAAGACGCCGCCGAACCGCCCGTTTCGGCGGCGGAGGTGGAGCTTCTCGACGACATCCTTTCGATCCGCGAGACCTGCCCCAACGCGCTCGCCCATCTGCGCGACGTTGCCGTGGACCTGCGCGCCATCGCGCCCGCGCTCGACCTCCTGGAGGCGCGGCTGGAGGCTTTGGCCGAGCAGGGGGTGGATGTCGACCTGCTCGATTTCGAGGCGAGCTATGGCCGCACGACGATGGAGTATTACGACGGCTTCGTTTTCGGTTTCTACGCCGAAAACCGGCCCGACCTGCCCCCCGTCGCGACCGGCGGGCGCTATGACGCGCTCACGCGGGTGCTGGGCCGGGGGCAGGCGGTGCCCGCAGTGGGCGCTGTCGTGCGGCCGGAACTGGTGCTGGCCCTCTCGCTGGAGGCCGTGGGATGA
- a CDS encoding sulfotransferase, with translation MAGSPLPRVVQVGFNKCGTRSLARLFEGGGHPALHHKHRRPARRSQTAARIIRENLARGRKALAGIEGYTFYCDLIHVTETEYYEGNAAFREILRDYPGTILLLNLRDREAWIASRLRHGHGEFARRSMAALGLPDEAALTAKWRADWDAQIAAVRAYMADRPEQLVEFDLDRDPVEKLIAAFPAYGLNAADWGDTGRSRGRRLAPPLAWAKRAWAHARPRSGR, from the coding sequence ATGGCCGGTTCGCCCTTGCCTCGCGTTGTGCAAGTGGGGTTCAACAAGTGCGGCACCCGCAGTCTCGCCCGCCTGTTCGAGGGGGGCGGGCATCCCGCGCTGCATCACAAGCACCGGCGTCCCGCGCGGCGCTCGCAGACCGCCGCGCGGATCATCCGCGAGAACCTGGCACGGGGGCGCAAGGCGCTGGCCGGGATCGAGGGCTACACCTTCTATTGCGACCTGATCCACGTCACCGAGACCGAGTATTACGAGGGCAACGCCGCCTTCCGCGAGATCCTGCGCGACTATCCCGGCACGATCCTTCTTCTGAACCTGCGCGACCGGGAGGCCTGGATCGCCTCGCGCCTGCGCCACGGCCACGGCGAATTCGCGCGCCGGTCGATGGCGGCGCTGGGCCTGCCCGACGAGGCGGCGCTGACGGCGAAGTGGCGGGCCGACTGGGATGCGCAGATCGCGGCAGTCCGGGCGTATATGGCCGACAGGCCGGAGCAGCTTGTGGAGTTCGACCTCGACCGCGACCCGGTCGAGAAGCTGATCGCCGCCTTCCCGGCCTACGGGCTGAATGCCGCCGACTGGGGCGATACCGGGCGCTCGCGCGGCCGGCGCCTCGCGCCGCCGCTGGCCTGGGCGAAACGTGCCTGGGCCCATGCGCGGCCGCGCTCGGGGCGCTAG
- a CDS encoding SlyX family protein, whose protein sequence is MSMDEELTALEERIARLIRETEELSDEVARQSKEIGLLRRQVDMLLGREAEREYDEGGGVPLADRKPPHW, encoded by the coding sequence ATGAGCATGGACGAAGAGCTTACGGCACTGGAAGAGCGGATCGCCCGGCTGATCCGCGAGACCGAGGAATTGTCGGACGAGGTCGCCCGCCAATCCAAGGAAATCGGCCTGCTGCGGCGGCAGGTCGACATGCTGCTGGGGCGCGAGGCCGAACGCGAATACGACGAGGGCGGCGGCGTACCGCTGGCCGACCGCAAACCGCCGCACTGGTAG
- the hisS gene encoding histidine--tRNA ligase, which translates to MAKDKKNRRPRAETPKGFRDYFGADVTERKAMLDTIAEVYHRYGYDPLETSAVETLEALGKYLPDVDRPHAGVFAWQEEEDGDWLALRYDLTAPLARVAAQFRNDLPFPYRRYAMGPVWRNEKPGPGRFRQFYQCDADTVGSASVAADAEICAMLADTLEAVGIPRGDYIVRVNNRKVLNGVMEVAGILDPADSDKFEHERGIVLRAIDKLDRLGEDGVRALLGEGRTDESGDFTEGAGLSGDQVEVVLSFVNACKSPVTESEDSAECEDCPEAGSWGSLEGTSSNPSQGLVLQRLKQLVVGSAVGNEGVTELMAIADLLAAQGYGPDRIVIDPSVVRGLGYYTGPVYEAELTFEITDEKGRPRQFGSVAGGGRYDDLVKRFTGQEVPATGVSIGVDRLLAALRAKGRAGGTMQGPVIVTVMDRDRMADYQAMVGELRAAGIRAEVYLGNPKNFGNQLKYADRRNSPVAIIQGSDEAERGVVQIKDLVLGAKIAESASLEEWKAQPAQFEAARGDLVAEVRRLLTRDGG; encoded by the coding sequence ATGGCCAAGGACAAAAAAAACCGGCGCCCCAGGGCCGAGACACCCAAGGGCTTCCGCGACTATTTCGGCGCCGACGTCACCGAACGCAAGGCGATGCTCGACACCATTGCCGAGGTCTATCACCGTTATGGTTACGATCCGCTTGAGACTTCTGCCGTGGAAACGCTCGAGGCGCTGGGCAAGTACCTGCCCGACGTGGACCGCCCCCATGCCGGCGTCTTCGCCTGGCAGGAAGAGGAGGACGGCGACTGGCTGGCGCTGCGCTACGACCTGACCGCGCCGCTCGCCCGCGTCGCCGCGCAGTTCCGCAACGACCTGCCCTTCCCCTACCGCCGCTACGCGATGGGCCCGGTCTGGCGCAACGAGAAACCTGGTCCGGGCCGATTCCGCCAGTTCTATCAATGCGATGCCGATACGGTCGGGTCGGCCTCGGTGGCCGCGGATGCCGAGATCTGCGCGATGCTGGCCGACACGCTGGAGGCCGTGGGCATCCCCCGCGGCGACTACATCGTGCGGGTGAACAATCGGAAAGTGTTGAATGGCGTAATGGAGGTTGCGGGCATCCTCGACCCCGCCGACTCCGACAAGTTCGAGCACGAACGCGGCATCGTGCTGCGCGCCATCGACAAGCTGGACCGGCTGGGCGAGGACGGCGTGCGAGCTCTGCTGGGCGAGGGGCGGACGGACGAGTCGGGGGATTTTACCGAAGGGGCTGGGCTGTCGGGCGATCAAGTTGAAGTCGTCCTTTCATTTGTGAATGCATGCAAATCACCGGTGACTGAATCTGAAGATTCGGCAGAGTGTGAAGATTGTCCTGAGGCTGGTTCTTGGGGTTCTTTAGAAGGAACGTCATCGAACCCGAGCCAGGGCCTAGTGCTGCAGCGCTTGAAACAACTCGTGGTTGGCTCAGCTGTCGGGAACGAGGGTGTCACCGAACTAATGGCGATTGCCGACCTCCTCGCCGCCCAAGGCTACGGCCCCGACCGCATCGTCATCGACCCCTCCGTCGTCCGCGGCCTCGGCTACTACACCGGCCCGGTCTACGAGGCCGAACTGACCTTCGAGATCACCGACGAGAAGGGCCGGCCGCGGCAGTTCGGCTCGGTCGCCGGGGGCGGGCGCTACGACGACCTCGTCAAGCGCTTCACCGGGCAGGAGGTTCCGGCGACCGGCGTCTCCATCGGGGTCGACCGGCTGCTGGCCGCGCTCCGTGCCAAGGGCCGGGCAGGGGGCACGATGCAGGGCCCGGTCATCGTCACCGTGATGGACCGCGACCGGATGGCCGACTATCAGGCCATGGTGGGCGAGTTGCGCGCGGCGGGCATCCGCGCCGAGGTCTATCTGGGCAACCCGAAGAATTTCGGCAACCAATTGAAATATGCCGACCGGCGCAATTCGCCCGTGGCGATCATCCAGGGTTCGGACGAGGCCGAGCGGGGCGTCGTCCAGATCAAGGACCTGGTGCTGGGCGCGAAGATCGCCGAAAGCGCGAGCCTCGAGGAATGGAAAGCCCAGCCGGCGCAGTTCGAGGCCGCGCGCGGCGACCTGGTGGCCGAGGTCCGGCGCCTGCTCACCCGGGACGGGGGCTGA
- a CDS encoding sel1 repeat family protein yields MSSKEAKEDRSSEFKGCLVCKHGRFVDDLPLFGECRCNPPRPKIDRNNEVAGRIFPHVRFDDWCGRLQVKTSRRTEAQLKKVIPHLSREHMCSEAKRLLNEGDHLLAIKFFESIYGGGEITVHMMGRISKTLHDLMLKNQGDADLRSLFVTWLRRAADMGHPGACILYAQVLVDKEYSLLDEGLSEKYLRQAADLGDEDAKRRIEMGSLYRIDAKSLPEIR; encoded by the coding sequence ATGTCTTCGAAGGAAGCAAAAGAAGATCGCAGTTCTGAATTCAAAGGGTGCCTTGTATGTAAGCACGGTCGCTTCGTGGACGACCTGCCACTATTTGGTGAATGTCGCTGCAACCCACCTAGACCAAAAATAGATCGAAACAATGAAGTTGCTGGAAGAATTTTTCCGCATGTCCGGTTTGATGACTGGTGTGGGCGGCTTCAAGTAAAAACATCTAGGCGAACAGAAGCGCAACTCAAGAAGGTGATCCCACACCTGTCTCGAGAGCACATGTGTTCAGAGGCGAAACGTTTGCTTAATGAGGGCGACCATCTTTTGGCAATAAAGTTCTTTGAGTCCATTTATGGTGGTGGCGAAATTACAGTTCATATGATGGGCCGAATTTCAAAAACTCTACACGACTTGATGCTCAAGAATCAAGGCGATGCTGATTTGAGATCACTATTCGTAACGTGGCTTCGGCGCGCCGCAGACATGGGGCATCCAGGAGCCTGCATCTTATATGCGCAAGTTCTTGTCGATAAGGAGTATTCATTGCTCGACGAGGGATTGTCAGAAAAATATTTAAGGCAAGCTGCAGATCTTGGGGATGAAGACGCCAAGCGGAGAATTGAGATGGGTAGTCTGTACAGAATTGATGCAAAAAGCCTTCCGGAAATCCGCTAA
- a CDS encoding adenosylcobalamin-dependent ribonucleoside-diphosphate reductase: protein MSRFAAPIAEQIWDMKYRLKKADGSPEDLTVEDTWRRIARALAEPEQDSAAREEEFYAALEDFRFLPAGRITAGAGTGRAVTLFNCFVMGTIPDSMAGIFDMLKEAALTMQQGGGIGYDFSTIRPRGADVLGVAADASGPLSFMDVWDAMCRTIMSAGSRRGAMMATMRCDHPDIEDFITAKQDPARLRNFNLSVLVTDAFMEAVKADGPWELKFGDKVYHTVEARDLWNTIMRATYDYAEPGVIFIDRINQMNNLAYCETIAATNPCGEQPLPPYGACLLGSINLARLVRDPFESIAELDEAELDALVATSVRMMDNVVDVSRFALDQQAQEAQAKRRIGLGLTGLADALLMVGLRYGSDEAARQTERWLHRIARAAYLASVELAKEKGAFPLFDAEKYLESGALTHMDEDVRAAIAEHGIRNALLTSIAPTGTISLYAGNVSSGIEPVFAYSYTRKVLQRDGSRTEEEVVDYAVQMWREKHGDADLPDYFVNAQTLTPAEHVKMQAAAQKWVDSSISKTINCPEDIGFDAFKDVYLQAYETGCKGCTTYRPNDVTGSVLSVSESSDKTPETESGADVVYLSDPLDRPHALEGNTYKLKWPDSEHAIYITINDIVIGGRRRPFEVFINSKNMEHFAWTVALTRMVSAVFRRGGDVSFVVEELKAVFDPRGGAWMQGRYIPSILAAIGGVIERHLISIGFIESEGKGLKTDPRAEVMAVGEAPRGPACPACGAYEMRMVEGCMTCMNCGHSKCS from the coding sequence ATGAGCCGTTTTGCCGCCCCCATCGCCGAGCAGATCTGGGACATGAAGTATCGCCTGAAAAAGGCCGATGGCAGCCCCGAGGACCTGACGGTCGAGGACACGTGGCGGCGGATCGCCCGGGCGTTGGCCGAGCCTGAGCAGGACAGCGCCGCACGGGAAGAGGAGTTCTACGCCGCGCTCGAGGATTTCCGCTTCCTGCCTGCCGGCCGGATCACCGCGGGCGCGGGCACGGGGCGCGCGGTCACGCTGTTCAATTGCTTCGTCATGGGCACGATCCCCGATTCGATGGCCGGCATCTTCGACATGTTGAAGGAAGCCGCACTCACGATGCAGCAGGGCGGCGGCATCGGCTACGACTTCTCGACGATTCGCCCGCGCGGCGCGGACGTGCTGGGCGTGGCGGCAGATGCGTCGGGGCCGCTGAGCTTCATGGACGTGTGGGACGCGATGTGCCGGACGATCATGTCGGCCGGCTCGCGCCGCGGTGCGATGATGGCCACGATGCGGTGCGACCACCCCGATATCGAGGATTTCATCACCGCCAAGCAGGACCCGGCGCGGCTGCGCAATTTCAACCTGTCCGTCCTCGTCACCGACGCCTTCATGGAGGCGGTCAAGGCTGACGGACCCTGGGAGTTGAAGTTCGGCGACAAGGTCTACCATACGGTCGAGGCCCGCGACCTCTGGAACACGATCATGCGCGCGACTTACGACTATGCCGAGCCGGGCGTGATCTTCATCGACCGCATCAACCAGATGAACAACCTCGCCTATTGCGAGACGATCGCCGCCACCAACCCCTGCGGCGAGCAGCCCCTGCCGCCCTATGGCGCCTGCCTGCTCGGCTCGATCAACCTCGCCCGGCTGGTGCGCGACCCGTTCGAGAGCATCGCGGAACTCGACGAGGCGGAACTCGACGCGCTGGTCGCAACCTCCGTCAGGATGATGGACAATGTCGTCGACGTGTCGCGCTTTGCGCTGGATCAGCAGGCACAGGAGGCGCAGGCGAAGCGGCGGATCGGGCTGGGGCTGACGGGGCTCGCGGACGCGTTGCTGATGGTGGGGCTGCGCTATGGCTCGGACGAGGCGGCGCGGCAGACCGAGCGCTGGCTCCACCGGATCGCACGGGCCGCCTACCTCGCCTCGGTGGAACTTGCCAAGGAAAAGGGGGCCTTCCCGCTCTTCGATGCCGAGAAATACCTGGAAAGCGGCGCGCTGACCCATATGGATGAAGACGTGCGCGCCGCCATCGCCGAACACGGCATCCGCAACGCGCTGCTGACTTCCATCGCGCCCACCGGCACGATCAGCCTCTACGCCGGCAATGTGTCCTCCGGCATCGAGCCTGTCTTCGCCTACAGCTATACCCGCAAGGTGCTGCAGCGCGACGGCAGCCGAACCGAGGAGGAGGTGGTGGACTACGCCGTCCAGATGTGGCGCGAGAAACACGGGGACGCGGACCTGCCGGATTATTTCGTGAACGCCCAGACGCTCACCCCGGCCGAACACGTCAAGATGCAGGCCGCCGCCCAGAAATGGGTGGATTCTTCGATCTCCAAGACGATCAACTGCCCCGAGGATATCGGGTTCGACGCGTTCAAGGACGTCTACCTGCAAGCCTACGAGACGGGGTGCAAGGGCTGCACCACCTACCGGCCGAACGATGTGACCGGCAGCGTGCTGTCGGTCTCGGAAAGCTCGGACAAGACGCCGGAGACCGAAAGCGGGGCCGATGTCGTCTACCTGTCCGACCCGCTCGACCGGCCGCACGCGCTCGAGGGCAATACCTACAAGCTGAAATGGCCCGACAGCGAGCATGCGATCTACATCACCATCAACGACATCGTCATCGGCGGCCGCCGGCGGCCCTTCGAGGTGTTCATCAACTCCAAGAACATGGAGCATTTCGCCTGGACCGTGGCGCTGACCCGTATGGTCTCGGCCGTGTTCCGGCGGGGCGGCGACGTGAGTTTCGTGGTCGAGGAGCTGAAGGCCGTGTTCGACCCCCGCGGCGGCGCCTGGATGCAGGGCAGGTACATCCCCTCGATCCTCGCCGCGATCGGGGGCGTGATCGAACGCCACCTGATTTCCATCGGCTTCATCGAGTCCGAGGGCAAGGGGCTCAAGACCGACCCGCGCGCCGAGGTGATGGCCGTGGGCGAGGCCCCTCGCGGCCCCGCCTGCCCGGCCTGCGGCGCCTACGAGATGCGCATGGTCGAGGGCTGCATGACCTGCATGAATTGCGGCCATTCGAAATGCAGCTGA
- a CDS encoding tyrosine-type recombinase/integrase — protein MPTANLPAIRACRPAWNKGRVVGQKRPLMPKHVWAIRVRLEIAGNHRDLALFNLAIDSKLRGCDLVKLKVADVYAAGQVKERASIIQSKTQRPVRFEITEGTRKSLARWMDEPLMVGSEYLWPGRFHERLHISTRQYARLVREWVRSIGLDPTSYGTHSMRRTKVAQIYRKTGNLRAVQLLLGHTKMDSTVRYLGVELEDALAISESVEI, from the coding sequence ATGCCCACTGCCAACCTGCCTGCCATTCGCGCTTGCCGCCCCGCCTGGAACAAGGGCCGCGTCGTCGGTCAGAAACGCCCGCTGATGCCAAAACACGTCTGGGCCATCCGCGTCCGCCTCGAGATCGCCGGGAACCACCGCGACCTCGCGCTCTTCAACCTCGCCATAGACAGCAAGCTTCGGGGCTGCGATCTCGTGAAACTCAAGGTCGCGGATGTCTACGCGGCCGGCCAGGTCAAGGAACGCGCCTCGATCATCCAGAGCAAGACCCAGCGCCCGGTCCGGTTCGAAATCACCGAGGGCACGCGCAAGTCGCTCGCGCGCTGGATGGACGAGCCCCTGATGGTCGGCTCCGAATACCTTTGGCCGGGGCGATTCCATGAACGCCTGCACATCTCGACCCGGCAATACGCCCGCCTCGTCCGGGAATGGGTTCGTTCCATCGGCCTGGATCCCACCTCCTACGGCACGCATTCGATGCGCCGCACCAAGGTCGCCCAGATCTACCGGAAGACAGGCAACCTGCGGGCCGTGCAACTCCTGCTTGGCCACACCAAGATGGACAGCACGGTCCGCTACCTCGGCGTCGAACTGGAGGATGCGCTCGCGATCTCGGAAAGCGTCGAAATCTGA
- a CDS encoding DUF1489 family protein, whose translation MAGGHVNLVKLCVGAERVEDLTRWQASPRAKGPDGVPRHVTRMWPKREAELLAGGSLYWVFKGVILARQRMMRLDEVPGADGITRCGIVLDPDVVRTEAMPKRPFQGWRYLRPEDAPRDLTPGRQREEDLPPTLMAALAEIGVR comes from the coding sequence ATGGCGGGGGGCCATGTCAATCTGGTGAAGCTTTGCGTCGGCGCCGAGCGGGTCGAGGACCTGACCCGCTGGCAGGCGAGCCCACGCGCCAAGGGGCCTGACGGCGTGCCCCGTCACGTCACCCGGATGTGGCCGAAACGCGAGGCCGAGCTTCTGGCGGGCGGATCTCTCTACTGGGTGTTCAAGGGGGTAATCCTCGCGCGCCAACGCATGATGCGGCTCGACGAGGTGCCGGGCGCGGACGGGATCACGCGCTGCGGCATCGTGCTAGACCCTGACGTGGTCCGCACCGAGGCCATGCCCAAACGGCCATTCCAGGGCTGGCGCTACTTGCGGCCCGAGGACGCCCCGCGCGACCTGACGCCCGGGCGCCAGCGCGAGGAAGACCTGCCGCCAACGCTCATGGCCGCCCTTGCCGAGATCGGCGTGCGCTGA
- the hisG gene encoding ATP phosphoribosyltransferase, whose translation MTLKLGVPSKGRLMDKTFDWFAGHGVRVSRTGSDREYAGAVEGIEGVELVLLSAGEIPRELAAGRIHLGVTGSDLVQERIADWESRVAELEPMGFGFADLVIAVPRFWVDVDTLDDLDAAAAAFRAVHGHRLRIATKYHRLVREFLRGAGVADYQLVDSQGATEGTVKNLTAEVIADITSTGETLRANHLKILSDGLIHRSQATLFKSRMAAWEDAPRQAFRALAGRLGLDT comes from the coding sequence ATGACGCTGAAACTGGGCGTGCCGTCCAAGGGCCGGCTGATGGACAAGACCTTCGACTGGTTCGCTGGGCATGGCGTGCGCGTCAGCCGGACCGGGTCCGACCGCGAATATGCCGGCGCGGTCGAGGGGATCGAGGGGGTGGAACTGGTGCTGCTCTCGGCGGGAGAGATTCCGCGCGAACTGGCGGCCGGGCGCATCCATCTCGGAGTCACCGGCTCGGACCTCGTGCAGGAGCGCATCGCCGACTGGGAGTCGCGGGTGGCCGAGTTGGAGCCGATGGGCTTCGGCTTCGCCGACCTGGTGATCGCGGTGCCGCGGTTCTGGGTCGATGTCGACACTCTGGACGATCTCGACGCGGCGGCGGCGGCGTTCCGGGCGGTGCACGGCCACCGGCTGCGGATCGCGACGAAGTATCACCGGCTGGTGCGCGAGTTCCTGCGCGGGGCGGGCGTGGCCGATTACCAGTTGGTCGACAGCCAGGGCGCGACGGAAGGAACCGTGAAGAACCTGACGGCCGAGGTGATCGCGGACATCACCTCGACAGGGGAGACTCTGCGCGCCAACCACCTGAAAATCCTGTCCGACGGGCTGATCCACCGCAGCCAGGCGACGTTGTTCAAGTCGCGCATGGCCGCGTGGGAGGATGCGCCGCGGCAGGCCTTTCGCGCGCTCGCCGGCCGTCTCGGTCTCGACACCTGA